In the genome of Streptomyces sp. V2I9, one region contains:
- a CDS encoding bacterioferritin-associated ferredoxin, producing the protein MYVCSCFGVTEAQVKKHADAGACTPRQIASACKAGTDCGGCVRRIQALLGRGDCARRELLDQRQEPATVGAAGDVRLPEAA; encoded by the coding sequence ATGTACGTCTGTTCCTGCTTCGGCGTCACGGAAGCCCAGGTCAAGAAGCATGCGGACGCCGGAGCCTGCACCCCCCGGCAGATCGCCTCCGCCTGCAAGGCCGGAACCGACTGCGGTGGATGCGTGCGCCGTATCCAGGCACTGCTCGGCCGGGGCGACTGCGCCCGCCGTGAGCTGCTCGACCAGCGGCAGGAGCCCGCCACCGTCGGCGCGGCCGGGGACGTACGCCTCCCGGAAGCGGCCTGA